A section of the Streptomyces sp. V3I8 genome encodes:
- a CDS encoding amidohydrolase family protein — MTELPRIISVDDHVIEPAHLFETWLPAKYRDRGPKPLTAGIGELAYVAGKYRITMDPDGPPTDWWIYEDLKFPYKRNIAAVGFDRDRMTLEGITREEMRPGCWDPAERLRDMDANHVEGSLCFPTFPRFCGQTFAEAHDKEVALACVRAYNDFMVEEWCGDSGGRLIPLCIIPLWDIDLAVAEIRRNAARGVKAVTFSEIPTHLGLPSIHSGHWDPFFAVCQETGTVVNMHIGSSSQMPAASPDAPPAVQASLSFNNAMASMMDFLFSGVLVKFPRLTLAYSEGQMGWIPYALERADDVWQEHRAWGGVRDLVPEPPSTYYYRQIFCCFFRDKHGIASLDVVGRDNATFETDYPHVDSTFPHTKEVALDHVKGLDDETVYKLMRGNAIRMLDLDLDR; from the coding sequence ATGACCGAACTGCCCCGGATCATCAGCGTCGACGACCATGTGATCGAGCCCGCGCACCTCTTCGAGACCTGGCTGCCGGCGAAGTACCGGGACCGCGGTCCCAAGCCGCTGACGGCCGGCATCGGTGAACTGGCCTACGTGGCCGGCAAGTACCGGATCACGATGGACCCGGACGGGCCGCCGACCGACTGGTGGATCTACGAGGACCTGAAGTTCCCGTACAAGCGCAACATCGCCGCCGTCGGCTTCGACCGGGACCGGATGACGCTGGAGGGCATCACCCGCGAGGAGATGCGGCCCGGGTGCTGGGACCCGGCCGAGCGGCTCAGGGACATGGACGCCAACCACGTCGAGGGGAGCCTGTGCTTCCCGACCTTCCCGCGGTTCTGCGGGCAGACCTTCGCCGAGGCGCACGACAAGGAGGTCGCGCTGGCGTGCGTGCGCGCGTACAACGACTTCATGGTCGAGGAGTGGTGCGGCGACAGCGGCGGCCGGCTCATCCCGCTGTGCATCATCCCGCTCTGGGACATCGACCTCGCCGTCGCCGAGATCCGCCGCAACGCGGCCCGGGGCGTGAAGGCCGTCACCTTCTCCGAGATCCCCACCCACCTGGGGCTGCCGTCCATCCACTCCGGCCACTGGGACCCGTTCTTCGCCGTCTGCCAGGAGACCGGCACGGTCGTCAACATGCACATCGGCAGCAGCAGCCAGATGCCCGCCGCGTCCCCCGACGCCCCGCCCGCCGTCCAGGCGTCCCTGAGCTTCAACAACGCCATGGCGTCGATGATGGACTTCCTGTTCTCGGGCGTGCTCGTGAAGTTCCCGCGGCTCACACTGGCGTACAGCGAGGGCCAGATGGGCTGGATCCCGTACGCGCTGGAGCGGGCCGACGACGTGTGGCAGGAGCACCGGGCCTGGGGCGGGGTGCGCGACCTGGTCCCCGAGCCGCCGTCCACGTACTACTACCGGCAGATCTTCTGCTGCTTCTTCCGCGACAAGCACGGGATCGCCTCGCTGGACGTGGTCGGCCGCGACAACGCGACCTTCGAGACCGACTACCCGCACGTCGACTCGACCTTCCCGCACACCAAGGAGGTCGCCCTCGACCATGTGAAGGGCCTCGACGACGAGACGGTCTACAAGCTGATGCGCGGCAACGCCATCCGCATGCTGGACCTGGATCTCGACAGGTGA
- a CDS encoding ABC transporter substrate-binding protein, whose translation MTGRRHLHTFRTALRRRLPRTGAAALSAGALAACVSMVAGCGVVPGTAGGPGDGTVKVMTWAPERTGTTDKPGMPAMAKAYARWVNRHGGINGRKLQVLTCNDHNDTVAAANCARRAVEEDVVAVVGSYSQHARSFFSPLEAAGIPYLGGYGVTDDEFRSPLSYPVNGGQPSLLAGLGRQLARTCGPVTLVRPDTTAGDELPVLLDSGLTAAGHAASVDQRAAEDASEYAGHALRALQRVSADPQEAGCVIPALGDRTDIFMDSFRRTRKNYPTVHTASVLGSVDQSTVDATGSTYEGAYVTGWYPAAGDERWEPMRAVVEEEAFGDNRIDVGDPGAQTTWVAYTVLRRTIESLGGGEVSARTLRRTLDNGLKVTTGGLTPTLSWSFRNLLVASDFPRMVNADVTFQVVRGGRLVTERKGFVNVSEVLEKTDA comes from the coding sequence ATGACCGGCAGGCGACACCTCCACACCTTCCGCACCGCCCTCCGTCGGCGCCTCCCCCGCACCGGAGCCGCAGCGCTGTCCGCCGGCGCGCTGGCGGCGTGTGTGTCCATGGTCGCCGGATGCGGGGTCGTCCCCGGTACCGCGGGGGGTCCGGGGGACGGCACCGTCAAGGTCATGACGTGGGCGCCCGAGAGGACGGGAACCACCGACAAGCCCGGAATGCCCGCCATGGCGAAGGCGTACGCGCGCTGGGTCAACCGGCACGGCGGCATCAACGGCCGCAAGCTCCAGGTCCTCACCTGCAACGACCACAACGACACCGTGGCCGCCGCGAACTGCGCCCGCCGCGCGGTCGAGGAGGACGTCGTCGCGGTCGTCGGTTCGTACAGCCAGCACGCCCGCTCCTTCTTCTCCCCGCTGGAGGCGGCCGGCATCCCCTACCTGGGCGGCTACGGCGTCACGGACGACGAGTTCAGGAGCCCGCTCTCCTATCCGGTGAACGGCGGCCAGCCCTCCCTGCTGGCCGGCCTGGGCCGGCAGCTCGCCAGGACCTGCGGTCCGGTCACGCTCGTCCGCCCCGACACGACCGCGGGCGACGAGCTGCCGGTGCTGCTCGACTCGGGCCTGACGGCGGCGGGCCACGCGGCCTCCGTGGACCAGCGGGCCGCCGAGGACGCCTCGGAGTACGCGGGACACGCCCTGCGGGCGCTGCAACGGGTCTCGGCGGACCCGCAGGAGGCCGGGTGCGTGATCCCCGCCCTGGGCGACCGCACCGACATCTTCATGGACTCGTTCCGGCGGACCCGCAAGAACTATCCGACGGTGCACACGGCTTCCGTGCTGGGCAGCGTCGACCAGTCGACGGTCGACGCGACGGGCAGCACGTACGAGGGCGCGTACGTCACCGGCTGGTACCCGGCGGCGGGCGACGAGCGGTGGGAGCCGATGCGCGCGGTCGTCGAGGAGGAGGCCTTCGGCGACAACCGCATCGACGTCGGCGATCCCGGTGCCCAGACGACCTGGGTGGCGTACACCGTCCTGAGGAGGACGATCGAGTCACTGGGCGGCGGCGAGGTGTCGGCGCGCACCCTGCGGCGCACGCTCGACAACGGGCTGAAGGTCACGACGGGCGGGCTGACGCCGACGCTGAGCTGGAGCTTCCGGAACCTGCTCGTGGCGAGCGACTTCCCGCGGATGGTCAACGCGGACGTGACCTTCCAGGTGGTGCGCGGGGGCCGGCTGGTCACGGAACGCAAGGGCTTCGTGAACGTGTCCGAGGTCCTGGAGAAGACGGACGCGTGA
- a CDS encoding sigma-70 family RNA polymerase sigma factor — protein MARKDAPPRWDRKMQQRLARGEAAALGELYDRFASLVHGLAHRVLGDERSADRITREVFAHVWENPESYDPRQGPLRSWVATLTHCLAVQRLRTTETAALAHDSTGGTGGTEETEELERKVRRASVAARADYIVTSMPAPLRSALELAYFQRRDYRQTAADLGVTEDEARRRLRLGLQLLSTAQDAGPSGTPPEHGGTR, from the coding sequence ATGGCCAGGAAGGACGCGCCACCCCGCTGGGACCGCAAGATGCAGCAGCGGCTCGCCCGGGGAGAGGCCGCCGCGCTCGGCGAGCTCTACGACCGGTTCGCTTCGCTCGTGCACGGTCTCGCCCACCGCGTGCTCGGAGATGAGCGGTCCGCCGACCGCATCACCCGCGAGGTCTTCGCCCACGTCTGGGAGAACCCCGAGTCGTACGACCCCAGACAGGGCCCCCTGCGCTCCTGGGTCGCCACACTGACCCACTGCCTCGCCGTACAGCGCCTGCGCACCACGGAGACCGCCGCGCTCGCCCACGACAGCACGGGCGGCACGGGCGGCACGGAGGAGACCGAGGAGCTGGAGCGCAAGGTCCGCCGCGCCTCGGTGGCGGCCCGCGCCGACTACATCGTCACGTCCATGCCGGCCCCGCTGCGCAGCGCCCTGGAACTCGCCTACTTCCAGCGCCGCGACTACCGCCAGACCGCCGCCGACCTGGGCGTCACCGAGGACGAGGCCCGCCGCCGACTGCGCCTGGGCCTCCAGCTCCTCTCCACGGCCCAGGACGCCGGCCCCTCCGGGACGCCGCCCGAACACGGGGGTACCCGGTGA
- a CDS encoding zf-HC2 domain-containing protein: MNSANPFGPYEEGGDEPGHPPGGPTPPPGGHGTPGGHGAPAGPPPRIPLPRMSVEDTGRPLPAPPLVLEHRVLKSLLGAWALAACSAEETAAVEDHLGDCGDCADEALRLRGAVGLLHPPESLDLDPALRTRVLEACLGRRPPRIPVPAWATPYDAETARLDQLLQDIGDVEWHAPVRLRWFDGKEPTSRRTTVAGVLAHLLTVDGLVALSLGLDDPLDAAAHTPTPAARTEAFWGAARFPPTRSVRGPWREQSHNLVRTAAFAGGGSGRLPVSYGDFELPLRDSMLDRAFETWVHAGDIADAVDYPYQPPAPRHLHAMIDLGARMLPSALAARRQAGLAAPARRRPSRSLRLEIEGLGGGEWLIPLDDPAAPPAADDEVAHVALDGVEFCQLAAGHVSPEEAAAGQVGDREAIRDVLFAAASLSRM, from the coding sequence GTGAACAGCGCGAACCCCTTCGGCCCGTACGAGGAGGGCGGGGACGAGCCCGGGCATCCGCCGGGCGGCCCCACGCCCCCGCCCGGCGGACACGGCACTCCCGGCGGACACGGCGCCCCCGCCGGGCCGCCTCCGCGCATACCCCTGCCCCGCATGTCCGTGGAGGACACGGGCCGGCCCCTGCCCGCCCCGCCCCTGGTCCTGGAGCACCGGGTCCTGAAGTCCCTGCTCGGCGCCTGGGCGCTGGCGGCCTGCTCGGCCGAGGAGACGGCGGCGGTGGAGGACCACCTCGGCGACTGCGGCGACTGCGCGGACGAGGCCCTGCGCCTGCGCGGCGCGGTGGGCCTCCTGCACCCGCCGGAGAGCCTCGACCTAGACCCGGCCCTGCGCACCCGCGTCCTGGAAGCCTGCCTGGGCCGCCGCCCGCCCCGTATCCCGGTGCCCGCCTGGGCGACCCCGTACGACGCGGAGACGGCCCGCCTGGACCAGCTGCTCCAGGACATCGGCGACGTGGAGTGGCACGCCCCGGTGCGCCTGCGCTGGTTCGACGGCAAGGAGCCGACGAGCCGCCGCACCACGGTCGCCGGAGTCCTCGCGCACCTCCTGACCGTGGACGGCCTGGTCGCCCTGTCCCTCGGCCTCGACGACCCCCTGGACGCCGCGGCGCACACCCCGACCCCCGCGGCCCGCACGGAGGCCTTCTGGGGCGCGGCCCGCTTCCCGCCCACCCGCTCCGTACGCGGCCCGTGGCGCGAGCAGTCGCACAACCTCGTGCGCACGGCGGCCTTCGCGGGCGGGGGCTCCGGCCGGCTCCCCGTCTCCTACGGCGACTTCGAGCTCCCCCTGCGCGACTCCATGCTGGACCGCGCCTTCGAGACCTGGGTCCACGCGGGGGACATCGCGGACGCGGTCGACTACCCCTACCAGCCGCCCGCCCCGCGCCATCTGCACGCGATGATCGACCTGGGCGCCCGTATGCTCCCCTCGGCCCTGGCGGCCCGCCGCCAGGCAGGTCTGGCGGCCCCCGCCCGCCGGCGGCCGTCCCGGAGCCTGCGCCTGGAGATCGAGGGCCTGGGCGGCGGAGAGTGGCTCATCCCCCTCGACGACCCGGCCGCCCCGCCCGCCGCCGACGACGAGGTGGCCCACGTGGCGCTGGACGGCGTGGAGTTCTGCCAGCTCGCCGCGGGGCACGTCTCCCCGGAGGAGGCGGCGGCGGGCCAGGTGGGAGACCGGGAGGCGATCAGGGACGTCCTCTTCGCGGCGGCGTCACTGAGCCGCATGTAG
- a CDS encoding STAS domain-containing protein, whose amino-acid sequence MDLVTSPVLRQRMHEAVADGRRDVVLDLSGVLFCDSSGVGVLITGRRLIRSCQGRLRLILPGQGADGGSSRPGETGIGGGSHVNRVLGALGVRRLFDVYPDVDAAVDDEATPLPA is encoded by the coding sequence ATGGATCTGGTGACGTCGCCCGTGCTGCGGCAGCGCATGCACGAGGCGGTCGCCGACGGGCGGCGGGATGTCGTGCTCGACCTGTCGGGAGTGCTGTTCTGCGACAGCAGCGGGGTCGGGGTCCTCATCACCGGGCGCCGGCTGATCCGGTCCTGCCAGGGGCGCCTTCGGCTGATCCTTCCCGGGCAGGGGGCGGACGGGGGCTCCTCCCGGCCGGGCGAGACCGGGATCGGGGGCGGCTCGCACGTGAACCGGGTCCTCGGGGCGCTCGGGGTGCGCAGGCTCTTCGACGTCTATCCGGACGTCGACGCCGCCGTCGACGACGAAGCCACCCCCCTGCCGGCGTGA
- a CDS encoding class I adenylate-forming enzyme family protein translates to MPDDTAHALGASRTFWELVERRAALTPDRPVLLQDDRVLTFGELRSGAERAAAGLHAMGVRPGAVVAWQLPTRIETVLLATALARLGAVQSPVIPFYRDREVAFALRASRAAFFAVPGIWRGFDHTAMAGRLAARGVFEAYGTLPDGDPSVLPAPPSAGTDVRWIYWTSGTTSDPKGVLHTDRSLIAGGSCLAHALRLSPDDVGSIAFPFAHIGGLDYLVMLLLYGFPAVLFEKFALPDALEGYRRHGVTVAGGSTAFYSMFLAEQRKQPGTRLIPTLRLLAGGGAPKPPELHHAVVREMGVRLTHGYGMTEVPMITMGSPDDTEEDLATTEGRPPAGMEIRVTDGEVRLRGEAVCRGYLDPAQTAEAFDDDGFLITGDLGHLTPGGHLVLTGRLKDVIIRKGENISAKEVEELLHRHPGVADVAVIGLPDAGRGERVCAVVEQSAGAPPLTLDELSAHLRAEGLSAHKLPEQLEVVDALPRNEALRKVLKYRLRERYSGTVK, encoded by the coding sequence ATGCCGGACGACACCGCACACGCGCTGGGCGCCTCCCGCACGTTCTGGGAGCTCGTCGAGCGCCGTGCCGCGCTCACCCCCGACCGTCCGGTCCTCCTCCAGGACGACCGCGTCCTCACCTTCGGGGAGCTGCGCTCCGGCGCCGAACGGGCCGCGGCCGGCCTCCACGCCATGGGCGTACGCCCCGGGGCCGTGGTCGCCTGGCAGCTGCCCACCCGTATCGAGACCGTGCTCCTCGCGACGGCCCTGGCCCGGCTCGGCGCCGTCCAGTCCCCGGTGATCCCCTTCTACCGCGACCGCGAGGTCGCCTTCGCGCTGCGCGCGTCGCGGGCGGCGTTCTTCGCCGTACCCGGCATCTGGCGCGGCTTCGACCACACCGCGATGGCCGGACGCCTGGCCGCCCGCGGCGTGTTCGAGGCGTACGGCACGCTCCCCGACGGGGACCCGTCGGTGCTGCCCGCGCCACCCTCCGCCGGAACGGACGTGCGCTGGATCTACTGGACCTCCGGCACGACGTCCGACCCCAAGGGCGTGCTGCACACGGACCGTTCGCTGATCGCCGGCGGCTCCTGCCTGGCCCACGCGCTGCGCCTGTCGCCGGACGACGTCGGCTCGATCGCGTTCCCCTTCGCGCACATAGGGGGCCTCGACTACCTCGTCATGCTCCTGCTGTACGGGTTCCCGGCCGTCCTCTTCGAGAAGTTCGCACTGCCGGACGCCCTGGAGGGCTACCGCAGGCACGGGGTGACGGTGGCGGGCGGTTCCACGGCTTTCTACTCGATGTTCCTGGCCGAACAGCGCAAGCAGCCGGGCACGAGGCTCATCCCGACCCTGCGCCTGCTGGCGGGCGGCGGCGCGCCCAAGCCCCCCGAGCTCCACCACGCGGTCGTACGCGAGATGGGGGTCCGTCTCACCCACGGGTACGGCATGACCGAGGTCCCGATGATCACCATGGGCTCACCGGACGACACGGAGGAGGACCTTGCGACGACCGAGGGGAGGCCTCCCGCGGGCATGGAGATCCGCGTCACGGACGGGGAGGTGCGCCTGCGCGGGGAAGCCGTCTGCCGGGGCTACCTGGACCCGGCACAGACCGCGGAGGCCTTCGACGACGACGGTTTCCTGATCACGGGGGACCTCGGACACCTCACCCCCGGCGGTCACCTCGTCCTGACGGGCCGCCTGAAGGACGTCATCATCCGCAAGGGCGAGAACATCTCCGCCAAGGAGGTGGAGGAGCTGCTGCACCGCCATCCCGGCGTCGCCGACGTCGCGGTGATCGGCCTCCCCGACGCCGGACGCGGAGAGCGCGTGTGCGCGGTGGTCGAACAGAGCGCCGGAGCCCCGCCGCTCACCCTCGACGAACTGTCCGCCCATCTGCGCGCCGAAGGGCTGTCCGCCCACAAGCTGCCGGAACAACTGGAGGTGGTGGACGCCCTTCCGCGCAACGAGGCCCTGCGCAAGGTGCTCAAGTACCGGCTCAGGGAGCGCTACTCGGGGACCGTGAAGTAA
- the purU gene encoding formyltetrahydrofolate deformylase gives MNEQYVLTLSCPDKQGIVHAVSSYLFMTGCNIEDSQQFGDHDTGLFFMRVHFSAELPVTVEKLRASFAAIGDAFEMDWQIHRADEKMRVVLMVSRFGHCLNDLLFRARTGALPVEIAAVVSNHTDFAELVASYGVPFRHIPVTKENKPQAEAQVLDLVREQGVELVVLARYMQVLSDDLCKQLSGRIINIHHSFLPSFKGAKPYHQAHVRGVKLIGATAHYVTADLDEGPIIEQEVERVGHQVTPEQLVAVGRDVECQALARAVKWHAERRILLNGRRTVVFD, from the coding sequence ATGAACGAGCAGTACGTCCTGACGCTTTCCTGCCCCGACAAGCAGGGCATCGTGCACGCCGTGTCGAGCTACCTCTTCATGACCGGGTGCAACATCGAGGACAGCCAGCAGTTCGGCGACCACGACACGGGGCTGTTCTTCATGCGGGTCCACTTCTCGGCGGAGCTGCCGGTGACGGTGGAGAAGCTGCGGGCCAGTTTCGCGGCGATCGGCGACGCCTTCGAGATGGACTGGCAGATCCACCGGGCCGACGAGAAGATGCGGGTCGTGCTGATGGTCAGCAGGTTCGGGCACTGCCTGAACGACCTGCTGTTCCGGGCACGGACCGGCGCGCTGCCCGTCGAGATCGCGGCCGTGGTGTCCAACCACACGGACTTCGCCGAGCTGGTGGCGTCGTACGGCGTGCCGTTCCGACACATTCCGGTCACCAAGGAGAACAAGCCGCAGGCCGAGGCGCAGGTGCTCGACCTGGTGCGGGAGCAGGGCGTCGAGCTGGTGGTGCTGGCGCGGTACATGCAGGTGCTGTCGGACGACCTGTGCAAGCAGCTGAGCGGCCGGATCATCAACATCCACCACTCGTTCCTGCCCAGCTTCAAGGGCGCGAAGCCGTACCACCAGGCGCACGTACGGGGCGTGAAGCTGATCGGCGCCACCGCGCACTACGTGACGGCCGACCTCGACGAGGGGCCGATCATCGAGCAGGAGGTCGAGCGGGTGGGGCACCAGGTCACGCCCGAGCAGCTGGTCGCCGTGGGGCGGGACGTGGAGTGCCAGGCGCTGGCCCGGGCCGTGAAGTGGCACGCGGAGCGGCGGATCCTGCTGAACGGGCGGCGGACCGTCGTGTTCGACTGA
- a CDS encoding EF-hand domain-containing protein, with translation MVSTEYERKIADRFAGFDQDGNGYIDREDFNTATKALLAEFGTTARCDKGQALYIGAEAFWQGMAGIADRDGDQRITREEFVNGAVKRLRDNPERFAEIARPFLDAALAVADGDGDGSVTVDETTRILKALGVPAETAGVAAGALDADADGVVTEPDIVSAFARYFTVPE, from the coding sequence ATGGTCAGTACCGAGTACGAGCGGAAGATCGCCGACCGGTTCGCCGGATTCGACCAGGACGGCAACGGCTACATCGACCGCGAGGACTTCAACACGGCGACGAAGGCGCTGCTCGCCGAGTTCGGCACGACGGCCCGGTGCGACAAGGGCCAGGCCCTGTACATCGGCGCGGAGGCCTTCTGGCAGGGCATGGCCGGGATAGCGGACCGGGACGGCGACCAGCGGATCACCCGCGAGGAGTTCGTGAACGGAGCCGTGAAGCGGCTGCGGGACAACCCCGAGCGGTTCGCCGAGATCGCCCGCCCCTTCCTGGACGCGGCGCTCGCCGTCGCGGACGGCGACGGGGACGGCTCCGTGACCGTCGACGAGACCACGCGCATCCTCAAGGCCCTCGGCGTGCCCGCGGAAACGGCGGGCGTCGCGGCGGGCGCGCTCGACGCGGACGCCGACGGCGTCGTCACCGAGCCGGACATCGTGAGTGCCTTCGCCCGTTACTTCACGGTCCCCGAGTAG